A single window of Myxococcota bacterium DNA harbors:
- the aroQ gene encoding type II 3-dehydroquinate dehydratase, which translates to MSASPRILVLHGPNLNLLGTREPEIYGRDTLVSIDEGLARLAKERGATVESFQSNHEGELVDRIQAAIGAFDGLLINPAGLTHTSVSLRDALAGTGLPVVEVHLSNVFARESFRHHSYVSGVAVGLVAGFGAQSYRLGLEALLGHLEAAR; encoded by the coding sequence GTGAGCGCGTCGCCGAGGATCCTGGTCCTGCACGGACCGAATCTCAACCTGCTCGGAACGCGGGAGCCGGAGATCTACGGCCGCGACACCCTCGTCAGCATCGACGAGGGCCTCGCACGCCTCGCGAAGGAACGCGGCGCGACCGTCGAGAGCTTCCAGAGCAACCACGAAGGCGAGCTGGTCGACCGGATCCAGGCCGCGATCGGTGCCTTCGACGGTCTGCTGATCAACCCGGCCGGACTGACCCACACGAGTGTCAGCTTGCGCGATGCCCTGGCCGGCACGGGTCTGCCCGTGGTCGAGGTCCATCTCTCGAACGTGTTCGCTCGGGAGTCGTTCCGGCACCACTCCTACGTCTCGGGGGTGGCCGTCGGCCTGGTCGCGGGCTTCGGCGCCCAGAGCTATCGCCTGGGGCTCGAAGCCTTGCTCGGCCACCTGGAGGCCGCCCGCTAG
- a CDS encoding roadblock/LC7 domain-containing protein — protein sequence MSFRSILTEIVQECGGGIGAVLMGADGIPIEEVVLGPVPDGALQDDFGTAGVEFGRILDEIRKASDSLEGGAVEETVVCLSQMSLVFRPVDEETFLALVVTPDGNLGKARYLLRRHLLAIRQEL from the coding sequence ATGAGCTTTCGATCGATCCTCACTGAAATCGTTCAGGAGTGCGGAGGCGGCATCGGCGCCGTGCTGATGGGTGCCGACGGCATTCCGATCGAAGAGGTCGTGCTCGGGCCCGTGCCGGATGGCGCGCTCCAGGACGACTTCGGCACCGCCGGCGTCGAGTTCGGCCGCATCCTCGATGAGATTCGCAAGGCCTCGGATTCGCTCGAGGGCGGGGCGGTCGAGGAAACCGTCGTGTGCCTGTCCCAGATGAGCCTGGTGTTCCGCCCGGTCGATGAGGAGACCTTCCTCGCACTGGTGGTGACGCCGGATGGCAACCTGGGCAAGGCGCGCTATCTCCTCCGCCGACACCTGCTGGCGATTCGCCAGGAGCTCTAG
- a CDS encoding tetratricopeptide repeat protein, with product MAFEDPIADLERICDHDPGNPAFPALAEMLRRAGRLEEAREAAERGLVASPDSAEGRMVWLLIQLDAGKDPTVRERLEAWAEGALGPYAEAPQAAELLPETPVTEESEEPEVEVEAEGVSEHEFERAFAAATPEIEEMITPDRVAEEAAIQADAGWAGDDPPIAEVAGDPLADNPTFATETMAALLERQGDSEGAARIRANLEDVPTAEPVAAPLLREAPVGTLATLERWLDNARRMQ from the coding sequence GTGGCTTTCGAAGACCCGATTGCCGATCTCGAACGCATCTGCGATCACGATCCGGGCAACCCCGCGTTCCCCGCGCTCGCGGAGATGCTGCGCCGGGCCGGGCGCCTCGAAGAGGCGCGCGAGGCCGCCGAGCGCGGTCTCGTGGCGTCGCCGGACTCGGCCGAAGGCCGGATGGTGTGGCTGTTGATCCAGCTCGACGCGGGCAAGGACCCGACTGTTCGCGAGCGACTCGAGGCCTGGGCAGAGGGCGCCCTCGGCCCGTACGCCGAAGCGCCTCAGGCGGCCGAGCTGCTCCCCGAGACTCCCGTCACGGAAGAGTCGGAGGAGCCCGAAGTCGAAGTCGAAGCCGAGGGCGTGTCCGAGCATGAGTTCGAGCGCGCCTTCGCGGCCGCCACCCCCGAGATCGAAGAGATGATCACGCCGGATCGCGTGGCCGAAGAGGCTGCGATCCAAGCGGATGCCGGCTGGGCGGGAGACGATCCGCCGATCGCCGAGGTGGCCGGCGATCCGCTGGCCGACAACCCGACCTTTGCGACGGAGACGATGGCCGCCCTCCTCGAGCGGCAGGGCGACAGCGAGGGGGCCGCACGGATCCGTGCGAACCTCGAAGACGTGCCCACCGCGGAGCCCGTCGCCGCGCCTCTGCTTCGCGAAGCCCCTGTCGGGACGCTCGCCACGCTCGAGCGCTGGCTCGACAACGCCCGGAGAATGCAATGA